In Salinigranum marinum, one DNA window encodes the following:
- a CDS encoding Rieske (2Fe-2S) protein, with amino-acid sequence MDDDRHVVSLDEVPADGTLLFTVRGDEGLEEVVLVRANDEVVAYKNYCQHWTDVRLDKGSGALVRNGELVCQKHAATFETGSGYCNFGPCEGSYLDAVEIDVVDGEVFVVEDDYAFERLGSSGEQTGSSGSRIDFTGT; translated from the coding sequence ATGGACGACGACCGGCACGTCGTGTCGCTCGACGAGGTGCCAGCCGACGGGACGCTGCTGTTCACTGTCCGGGGCGACGAGGGCCTCGAAGAGGTCGTCCTCGTTCGGGCGAACGACGAGGTAGTCGCGTACAAGAACTACTGTCAACACTGGACCGACGTGCGGCTCGACAAGGGGTCGGGCGCGCTCGTCCGCAACGGCGAGCTCGTCTGTCAGAAACACGCCGCGACGTTCGAGACCGGGTCGGGCTACTGCAACTTCGGCCCCTGCGAAGGCTCGTACCTCGACGCCGTGGAGATCGACGTCGTCGACGGCGAAGTGTTCGTGGTGGAGGACGACTACGCGTTCGAGCGCCTCGGTTCGTCGGGCGAACAGACGGGGTCGTCCGGGAGTCGCATCGACTTCACCGGGACATAG
- a CDS encoding universal stress protein, with amino-acid sequence MYRVLVAVSDEVEQAIEQARFVTSLPGASATDVTIAHAYDDTDDRDPHGDPLPPEESDAVRTVRARLADAGLTVETREAYHPVADGIVDLAAEVDADLVVVGGRRRSPVGKAMFGSVTQSVVLDSPVPVAVVGVE; translated from the coding sequence GTGTACAGAGTACTCGTCGCGGTCAGTGACGAGGTCGAACAGGCGATCGAACAGGCACGGTTCGTCACCTCGCTGCCCGGCGCGTCCGCCACGGACGTGACGATTGCACACGCGTACGACGACACGGACGACCGTGACCCACACGGCGACCCGCTCCCACCCGAAGAGAGCGACGCCGTTCGAACCGTCAGGGCGCGACTGGCGGACGCAGGACTCACCGTCGAGACGCGGGAGGCGTACCACCCCGTCGCCGACGGCATCGTCGACCTCGCGGCGGAGGTCGACGCCGACCTCGTCGTCGTCGGCGGCCGACGGCGCAGCCCCGTCGGGAAGGCGATGTTCGGGAGCGTCACCCAGTCCGTCGTCCTCGACTCCCCGGTCCCGGTCGCAGTCGTCGGCGTCGAGTGA
- a CDS encoding MFS transporter, producing MKARTRWTVALFLFAACHGVVWQTRGPLLASFEASFGVSQGLLGLVAPAASIGLLLAVLVVGMNAGRVSIRHGLLAGAGIAITSLALLSTVSSYWALVGLFSLQGLGFGTVRALDRPLLSHLYSDARGRMFNLYALTWAIGGTIGPVFVNAVLSTLEWRTTFLLLLLPLVPVVAFLALADPPREMQREHSVSLADVRRLLRRPAVLGMAAALVLSGSIEGTVFAWFAYYAGGFVPRPRANLLLSGFIVMYIPGRLLYSYLCDRFSSLDLVIGLAVVGVPLVTVTFTTQSSDVLMLGSLALGFVVAGFFPTLSAFGIDNAAAYSGPVNAIATGANYVGISAAPLVVGVVAERVDIGSGMRLLVPAMVGIALITLLTRRRLGRRTRDDLVGA from the coding sequence ATGAAGGCACGAACGCGATGGACGGTCGCCCTCTTCCTCTTCGCTGCCTGTCACGGCGTCGTCTGGCAGACCCGGGGGCCGCTCCTCGCGAGCTTCGAGGCGTCGTTCGGTGTCTCTCAGGGACTCCTCGGCCTCGTCGCACCCGCGGCCAGCATCGGACTGCTCCTCGCGGTCCTCGTCGTGGGGATGAACGCCGGTCGAGTCAGCATCCGACACGGACTGCTCGCTGGGGCCGGCATCGCTATCACGTCGCTCGCACTGCTGAGCACCGTGAGTTCGTACTGGGCGCTCGTCGGACTGTTCTCGCTTCAGGGACTCGGCTTCGGGACGGTGCGGGCGCTCGACCGACCGCTCCTCAGCCACCTCTACTCCGACGCCCGCGGACGCATGTTCAACCTCTACGCGCTCACCTGGGCCATCGGGGGAACGATCGGTCCCGTGTTCGTCAACGCGGTCCTCTCGACCCTGGAGTGGCGGACGACGTTCCTGCTCCTGCTCCTCCCGCTCGTCCCCGTCGTCGCGTTCCTCGCGCTGGCCGACCCACCACGCGAGATGCAGCGCGAGCACAGCGTCTCGCTCGCGGACGTCCGACGGCTGCTTCGCCGGCCGGCAGTGCTCGGGATGGCCGCCGCACTCGTCCTCAGTGGCTCCATCGAGGGGACGGTGTTCGCGTGGTTCGCCTACTACGCCGGCGGGTTCGTCCCCCGACCGCGGGCGAACCTCCTGCTCTCCGGCTTCATCGTCATGTACATTCCCGGTCGGCTGCTCTACAGCTACCTCTGTGACCGCTTCTCCTCGCTCGACCTCGTCATCGGCCTCGCCGTCGTGGGGGTACCTCTGGTCACCGTGACGTTCACCACCCAGTCCAGTGACGTCCTCATGCTCGGGTCGCTCGCGCTCGGCTTCGTCGTCGCCGGCTTCTTCCCGACCCTCTCGGCGTTCGGCATCGACAACGCGGCCGCGTACAGCGGTCCGGTCAACGCCATCGCGACCGGCGCGAACTACGTTGGCATCTCCGCGGCACCGCTCGTCGTCGGCGTCGTCGCCGAACGGGTGGACATCGGGAGCGGGATGCGCCTCCTGGTCCCGGCGATGGTCGGCATCGCGCTCATCACCCTGCTGACGCGACGCCGACTCGGACGCCGCACACGGGACGATCTCGTCGGAGCGTGA
- a CDS encoding gamma carbonic anhydrase family protein: MSGTEGSLRESLFGHTPVVADSAFVSKLAYLVGDVAVGDRASVWPFTCLRGDGGAVSVGDETNVQEFSMLHGADVGSEVTVGHSVVVDYATVEDHSLVGMNSCVLRDATVESNSIVAAGAVVLQGQTVPEGHLAYGAPAQTKPLTDEQRDEIARVHEHYVDLGREYKQTGRFE, from the coding sequence ATGTCCGGTACCGAAGGCTCGTTGCGCGAATCGCTGTTCGGACACACACCCGTCGTCGCCGACTCGGCGTTCGTCTCGAAGCTGGCGTACCTCGTCGGTGACGTCGCCGTCGGCGACAGAGCGAGCGTCTGGCCGTTCACCTGCCTGCGCGGCGACGGCGGTGCCGTGAGTGTCGGGGACGAGACAAACGTCCAGGAGTTCTCGATGCTCCACGGGGCAGACGTCGGAAGCGAGGTCACCGTTGGACACAGCGTCGTCGTCGACTACGCCACCGTCGAGGATCACTCGCTCGTCGGCATGAACAGCTGTGTGCTCCGGGACGCGACGGTCGAATCGAACAGTATCGTGGCTGCAGGAGCCGTCGTCCTCCAGGGGCAGACAGTGCCGGAGGGGCATCTCGCCTACGGCGCGCCGGCGCAGACGAAGCCGCTCACCGACGAGCAGCGCGACGAGATCGCCCGCGTCCACGAGCACTACGTCGACCTCGGCCGAGAGTACAAGCAGACGGGTCGGTTCGAGTGA